A DNA window from Paramormyrops kingsleyae isolate MSU_618 chromosome 10, PKINGS_0.4, whole genome shotgun sequence contains the following coding sequences:
- the serpinh2 gene encoding LOW QUALITY PROTEIN: serine (or cysteine) peptidase inhibitor, clade H, member 2 (The sequence of the model RefSeq protein was modified relative to this genomic sequence to represent the inferred CDS: deleted 1 base in 1 codon) — MSPAVSLLLLCLLGLLLPLPRLVTPEDLGKPGTGPPVRVTMQGPSWSLGLRLYRTLRTGGTHNPLFSPVLLASSLAALGRGAGTHTAAQIFEVPGTGTPPPLSQEEALSSLYGANGTSFRLHSASAVFTGLPAILDASFLKEAQTRSRLGHADLRWTGGRPDPEALHAWARAVAGGSEVAQLSGELQAKEAALILTDALRFKGLWDWHFECDEEDLRSFLGSTYTKVPMMHRAGVFRHYEDMTNMVQVLELGFRGGRASLVLLLPFHVEKVLPSRLEKVLTQDQVAEWLERLSKQSMAISLPRVNLTSVLSLQKHLTALGLTEAWDERKADFSGAAGQALGQGRPHLGAVLHWASLELSPEAGSGDGEVQDEDVTKPKLFYADHPFVVMVKDNTTGALLLMGALDHVGGTAVHDEL, encoded by the exons ATGTCTCCTGCCGTGTCCCTTCTCCTGCTTTGTTTGCTGGGGCTGCTGCTTCCTCTGCCCAGGCTTGTCACCCCCGAAGACCTTGGAAAGCCTGGCACCGGGCCGCCGGTCCGTGTCACCATGCAGGGGCCAAGCTGGAGCCTCGGACTGCGCCTGTACCGGACCCTTCGCACCGGCGGCACCCACAACCCCCTCTTCTCCCCTGTTCTGCTTGCCAGCTCACTGGCAGCCTTGGGCAGGGGTGCGGGGACACACACCGCAGCACAGATCTTTGAGGTCCCAGGCACCGGCACACCACCCCCTTTGAGCCAGGAGGAGGCGCTGTCCTCCCTGTATGGAGCCAATGGGACCAGCTTCAGGCTGCACAGTGCGTCAGCCGTGTTCACCGGGCTACCGGCAATCCTGGATGCCAGCTTCCTGAAGGAGGCACAGACACGGTCGCGGCTGGGGCACGCGGATCTGCGCTGGACGGGGGGGCGGCCCGACCCCGAGGCGCTGCACGCCTGGGCCAGGGCGGTGGCGGGTGGCAGCGAGGTGGCACAGCTCAGCGGGGAGCTGCAGGCCAAAGAGGCAGCTTTAATCCTCACAGACGCCCTGCGCTTTAAAG GTCTTTGGGACTGGCACTTTGAGTGTGACGAGGAAGACCTGCGCAGTTTCCTGGGATCCACATATACCAAGGTGCCAATGATGCACCGGGCAG GTGTGTTCCGTCACTATGAGGACATGACCAACATGGTGCaggttctggagctgggcttTCGGGGCGGCCGGGCCAGCCTAGTGCTGTTGCTGCCCTTCCATGTGGAGAAGGTTCTC CCCAGCCGGCTGGAGAAGGTTCTCACCCAGGATCAGGTGGCAGAGTGGCTGGAGAGGCTGAGCAAGCAGAGTATGGCCATCTCCTTACCAAGGGTGAACCTGACCAGTGTGCTCAGTCTGCAG AAACACCTGACTGCGCTGGGTCTGACCGAGGCCTGGGATGAGCGGAAGGCGGACTTCTCCGGGGCGGCGGGCCAGGCGCTGGGGCAGGGGCGGCCTCACCTGGGTGCCGTCCTGCACTGGGCCTCCCTGGAGCTGAGCCCCGAGGCAGGTTCGGGGGACGGAGAGGTGCAGGACGAGGACGTGACCAAGCCGAAGCTGTTCTATGCAGACCACCCGTTCGTTGTCATGGTGAAGGATAACACCACAGGGGCGTTACTGCTAATGGGGGCCCTCGACCATGTGGGGGGGACCGCCGTACACGACGAGCTCTAG